In Solenopsis invicta isolate M01_SB chromosome 6, UNIL_Sinv_3.0, whole genome shotgun sequence, the genomic window atattattctagCGTTACAActagaatatttatttcatacatctaatataaaaaacaataattttttattctttccaagcggtatacaataatttaaaaaatacttatataatatttaaaaactcatttttttaaaacgttataaataatGGGTTGAGTGCtctttatttcattacaaatatatttaataaaaaaataacttttaacatttctttCAGAACTTGTTAAAATGTTCTCCAAACGTTAATAATTATCCttgcgttaaaataaatttaaatgcgCATGAGATGTGTAATAGTATTGAGAAAAGATTCTCAAAGTATGAATTGTATTTTATAGATGAGGTCGGGACCAATTTTGGGTGGATAAGAACTTTTTCGACAATAGTAGAATTCAAAACCAAATGTCAAAATGTCAAACCTgttgataaaaataagaaatacattCTTCACCACTCACTACTTACCACTCATATAGCATAATTGTAAGTTACATAAGTCATTGAAAACGATCAATACAATTGACTAAtactctttcaatttttttataaaacattttcattttatagaatattctctctcttctctAAAGCGACCCAGAATCCACCAACAGGTTGTAACGTAAATTCCTTTTTACTGAATACAATCGGTTCGACAGTTTTTTCTGTAGTTTTTACAGTAAACTTTTGCAAAAGATGAGCTATTAAAATTTTCGTCTCCATTAAAGCAAATCGATTGCCGATACATTTTCTAGGTCCATGACCGAACGGTAGATAACTATACGGTACAATGTTGTCTTTGTTCTCCTCGCTGAACCTCTCGGGATCGAATTTGTCCGGGTTCGGAAAATACTGCGGATCGTGATGTAAACCGTAAATGGGTAACATCAATACACTGTTAGGTTCAAGGATGACACTCTTGCAGCCTGGTTGTGACGGCGGTAGTTCGTATCTCTGTGTGCAAAGTCTGTCGGTGAAGATTGCCGGTGGATACTTTCTGAGAGTCTCGGAAATCACCATGTCCATGTAAGACATCTTTGATAGCGAGTCGTAGGAAATCTCACCGTTCCCTTCTGCGAGATGCTTTTGCACCTCTTCGCGCAAACGGTTCTGAACGTCTTGATTAACCGCTAGTTCGTGAACGGCAAAACACATTAGTGTCGCGGTTGTATCAAAACCGGcagagaaaaaaacaaaagcTTGTGAGACGATGTCGTCCAGGGTCATCTTGCGTACGCTGGCGTCGTTCTTGTCCCGAGCCTTCATCAGTAAATGAATCATATCCGGTCGGACAATACTTTGCTCTTCTCGCGCTTTGATGGTTTCCGCGACGACAGTTTTAAAAAACTTCGTTGTAGCTGGTGAAAATAATGTCAGACCCATTCTTCTAGCAAAGTTTGGACACAATCGCATAATTGTCATCTTGATCATTATTAGGGAACCACTAAAAGCTTTGGTAGTCTCCATGCCTCTTATGTAAAATTCATTATCTTGATCTTTCATAGAGTTCACGCTTATGCCAAAGGCTGCGGTAGCAATTACATCGTTGGTATATCTTCTGAAAGCTTCCTTTGTCTCGATCGCATGGCAGATTTCAGGATGATCCGCGAAATAATCAACAAAGTCCTTAGAGCATTTTGATATGAGATCAAACATGAACTTCATCTTGCTGGCGGTGAAAGACGGGCTCAATGTATTTCTCATTTCTTTCCAACGATCACCACGCAGGGCAAAAATGTTCTTGCCGAGTAACGGTTCTATGTCTTCGTTAATAAAACTGCGATGATCCGGGAAGTGTTCGAAGTCCTTCACCATGATGTCTTTGATCAGTTCGGGATCACGTAGTAGCACGGTAGTTGTGGCAAAATCCATCATTCCAACATATTTAGCGTTTGGgatgtaattgtatatatatttgcaatattcgGTAAGACTGATGCGGGCCAGAAGCAATTTCCAACCCGTTATATTAGACGACCACGAATTTGGAAAGTATGGCGCGCCCTTTTTTTTCCAGAAAGTATAGATACGATAAAATACAGTAACAACTTTCAGGACGCCAATGACGATCAGAGTAATCAAAAGTAGCGTAAAGGGCGACGAAAGCAACGATAAATCCATCGTGATGGTGAATAAGCGAATGAGATGCTTCGTCGAATGTAGCGTAGCACGTTATGAATACGTACGTATTATTGCGCGGATTTTATCGTGACGAAATGAAGATGGGAGGGGGAAACGCTTCTCGGTATTATTGTGATAATACGTATTGCATCAGAAATTGTACACGAGATTTAAGAACTTATTAAAATCTATATAGACCATAATGGTTAGATAGAAAAATAATTGGGAATAAGACCGTAGCGTAAAAGACATTTTTGACATATAaagtttgttgcaaaaattaattttttaattgttataaattattaaaaatttactgttcAGGAATATTGATTGTGCCTttcaatatagaaaaaattactaaagacgGAAAATTGTTGAAGGGTTTGGTGTTAACTGCTTCAAAAAAGttgaaagttatataataaagttaaaacgtTTATAACTTTTGacttaattaattctaaaaaatataatttttaactttaacttgttATTCTttaaacataaactttaattttctaactttaattttttagagaaacaagtataataatatagtccactacaagaataaatttaaaaattgattttgattgtttaaaaaaggACTAAAGAAAgtacagtattttgttacaaaattatatatttttatttttttagtagttATTTTAGTAGTTAGTTATTAAGTGATATATTCATAGATATTGTTATagattattaaatcaattatatgtatatattacatataatatttcttcttacatttgtacaattatatttttatttacatttcgtgattttaagaaatttactaCAAACAttagaacaaaattattcaatttaaaaaccgatactaagaaaaatatttaaaaaaatgcttggagaacataaaaagaaacatatgtgactctttactaaaatattaatattatatatttaaatcttgtTAATCATTAAATCCCACAATTTCGtctctaattatttaattcctGTAATAAACATTTAGATTACATATATCTACagcaataaataatcaaaatgtaCAGTACTTATAcgtgtaatttcttttttaaaaatcaactttaCGGTCAAAACATCAAATGAtaacttcaaataatttataaaataagttagaaacattattttgaTACGTACAGGGTGTTGCGTTGCAGACATGTCAGTGTGACAGGTTGCCTATTCATACAGGCGCGCATGGTAAAACTACGTACGCTTCATCATGTTGGTAGTATTACTCACATATCTTTCTTACAATAAAGCGTCTAAAGTTGTGATGCAATTATAACTGATTTCCGTAGTAATACGTTAAGATGGAAGCCGACGTAACAAATAcaggtaaaaaaattaagtcTTTTAACAAAATGATGGAATCACTGTGCTGTGATCCAATTCGTTATGCGATCTATCCTATAAAATAGtagatattaattatgaaaatatcatCGATTAGCACTTAAAGCTATGAGCTCATCTTTGTTCAGataattttatagtattattaGAATAGGTAAGATGAAAAGAGCACTCAGTTCTCAACAAAGAGTCCGGTTTATATTCGCATATATACACTCGTACGTTTCTTTCTCTCACGTATACTATGAACAAATGTACTTTTCAGGTTTTTTATGaagcgatattttatttatatagcgAGCCATGGTGATCCAAACCAGTTTCATTGAACTGATGATCGGTCTCGCAGCTCGTTTTCCTGATGCGTATTTATTTGCGATGCAAATCAGCACCGCAAACAGATACGGCCAATCGTCTTCGACAATATTGATCTGGCGTATATTTTTCggaaatgaaattataatttaccaCTGTCGTTTTTCCCTGAGGATCGTTAATTTTATCGGTCGGTTTGCACCATCGTGTCGATGGCCAATTTGTTGCTCACCGTCGCCAATGATGATTACCGAAGTAACTTgttaacgtaattttaaatttgcgtCGTACCATTGTTTGATAATTTGAGCCTCTTTAAACTTACattattgcaatttttgtgGCTAAACTCAGTGCCCTCCGGACCGCTTATAACCCACGCTTACGAAGTGAAAGAGAGTCGCTCCGATCGGGAAGCGTATCCTCCATTGCATTGTactgatttctttttttatattagtttcctttatttttttataaaaaattttaatttttaactaccaattattttattttacatttgttataattgttaagaGAATggcttaaattaaagtttaaaaataaaacaaataaataaaaaagagtcAACTACAGTCACGACTTGGTgcctttaatattattataatattattttatatttaaattttttatacatttttagtttttataaattgcgTGCTAAATACATTCGAACTTGAAATGCAATCATAAACTAAATCtagaaataatatcataaattcaattgattgtcaatttaataatgatacaAACACTAAAACACACTAAATAATTTACTGCAAAAAATATTCCAACCAAGGATAAAGAAATTTAGTAAAAGTATAGAGATAATAATGAAAGAATTGAACAATACCGAGCGCCACAAAATAGAGCAAGTACAAGGAAGAAAAATTCTCTCTGTATACTTGCTATAACTTTGTGGCGTTCGgcataacaaaaattatatttaattgtatcgTAATAAAATACGGTTTTATCCTTGAATTCAGAACATAAGATAATGAAAGAATCGTTCGACGTGCATTAAATGCACTTACGAGGTTCGTAAGTACGAGGCACAATGCTATCATTCCTTATCGATCCGGGTAGCACGTGCCTGATCATAAGCGGGTGCAAATGAGTAGGCATAAAAATAAGTGTTGTGTAGAGAGAACAAAGTCTTACTGaacttcctttttcttttctaccGCAGAAGTCTTCCTTTCTCTTCTGAAATGCAGTTAAATAGGGAGACAGCTGGAGACACTCGTACATTATGCGTGCAAGATCACGCATATTGAATCATATGTGCACATTGCGTGCACATGGATTTATGCGTGTGCAAATGAACACGTTGCGATCTTCCATAAATagccaaaatatttttactaaatttattcATATCCATATGGGAGAAGATTAAATCGCATCCCCGCTCCTAAATCATACttctttacttaaaaatttaattgctctACTTGTTTCTTGGATTATTTGAAAGCTATAATATTTGAAAGCTATAATATAATGCTTTATTACACTCGAAAAAATaggtacaaaaattttgttatttgtgcTCATAGAAAAATTGCGATATCGTAGTTACTTTTCAGCAAATTTTGTAACTAAATTGTAGAAAAGGTAAGATAAATGGCttagattttgataatttgtaatgatatatcaaaagtaaaataatcgGCAACTTTCCCTTAATATtcttattcttataaaaatatgtttttataaatcaacttACGAATGTTTTTTTGgtgattttatatgatttcatcAAGTAGTTCTCGTAACACCAAAATAGATTCAACTGAAAAAGTTGCAGAGTAATTGAATTTAGACGAGTTTCTTAATTCGTCAACTGGTCGAttgcattatgcgcaaatataACTCTGCTTTATGAAAGATGCATTTGAGTACAATGCGATCGATCAAtcgatgcattaaaaaaattgcctTATATCGTAGCTTGGGAGATGCACGCATATAATGATAACATACACGTCGTTTGCGGATCGAAGGTGGAGAGTGCCGTGCGTTTAAACCGGATCGGGTATAAGCgcgaattatttattatcatacaCTTGGCCCAGTTTTCGATGCGCGCACGTCGGCGTTGCCCCCGCAATTTCCAACGCAACGATCTCTCATCGTCGGCCGCACGCGCGCATGTATAATACGCACGCACGTGACGTATGTGCGTAACAGGTACACGCGTACCGTCCATCGCGGATGCAACCTGCGCGGACGTAGGGCACGCCGGTTTTCCTCGCTTCTGCGAGTATATCTGATCAGCCAGCGGAAGTGGGTGACGCGGCACGAACTTCATGAAACTGGGTCTTGCGGAGTCACTGGGGTAACGCAAGTGCGTTTGAAATGAAACCGGTTTAATGGCGCACGAGAATTGCTTTTATCAATTATCTGAAGCGAGGGCTCAGAAGGGCTCAGAATTTTATTGGAATTCTGCAAAGCCTTGACTTGAAGACATCAGAGTTTTGATGCgtgagattttattttctctaaagTCACTAATAGTTTGAACACCGAATACTGGAAGTTAATTTTAtgctacaaaatatttaaacaaaatacgATTGGAAATAAAAAGCAGTTGCCATatgatttatctttataaaaaacacttttatttcaACTGAAAAAATTCACAGCcctattacaatattaatcaaACCAGATTAAAAGATTCTAGCAAACACCAAGTAACAGTTATAAAActtttagttataatttcctattcaacaatgtaactattgtataactgtaactgtaattttataactGTTTGCTAGGATGTATTTAAATAGAATTGTAACACAAAGCATCGATTCtactttatctttatctatttttaattaagactGAGACTGATAGTAAAAGATAGTGACATTATAGtagaataacaataaataaccAAGATAATCTTGTATATACTCACGAGAAACTAATTGCCCTTATACactattagaaatttattttatgctacaaatcaAAAGCATAATTTTGGTGGAAATGCATCATTGGCAAAGGTTTCATCATTGGAAATTCACTTCTGACTGAGTTTCccctaaaatattatattatttagtaaATTTGTAACGTAAACTAAACTTCCATGTCCTGTGTCTTATGGGTCAATTGGTTTCGTGACTATAGTCGTATCGCTAGCTTTTCGCAGAAGAGAAACATTTAActtaagataaagaaataatagaaagtacatgaaataatataaagaaacattaaagaaattcacagtTAAGcaaataatgcattattattttcttacaaatataaaaaatttgtttaaaaaatatacaaaccTTAATctaaattcttataataataaatttactctATAATTGTGGACTAGTTTTTTTTCGATATAATCCCTTTCTGATTTGATGCATTTATTTCAATGTTTACTTCATTACTCGAAGCAGTTCagaaataatggagaaattaattaaaaatacaattataaatgtcatttaaattatttcatgccTCATCGGCGAAGCGTAAAatgtcaattattaaattaagatgaTCGCCATATTATGTTACGCTCATTTTTTTAGGTTTCacgattttaaatatactttacaTTTGTTGTAcgagtttaatatttaatcgaaTGAAAGTcgtgtaaatttttatgaagatttaagaaattcttttttaatgaatgaaaatgtgtattataaattaaataattacctACATTTTAGTTATATCTAGTATGTATGTGTATGCCCATTTGTACATAAAACACATGCATATTGCTCGTGAATTCAGTTCATcacattttaaagttttttcctcttccttccATACATTGCTCATTAcgtttaatatcaaataaactttttccCGTTTAATTAATCGATGAATATTAACCGAGTCTTTTTATGTTTGCGATAATTTTACACCCATTCCAGCTGCGAGTGTAAAAAACTACAGCGCGACGGCAACGACGGTCTGATTCGACCAATAATAATCGTGCAGTCAGACAATATTCATATTTCACACAATattctttcaaattaatttttcaggaGGCTCGTTAAATTTGAGCATAAACAATTAGCGAATGTAAGATGTGTCAAGAAACACAAAAGACTTTGTGTGAATTTAGAATTGTATTATCACAATAATTTATGTTCACAATTaaagattatgttaaaagttttttatgtgtgcaattGCACGTGCTATaaagaattatacataaaatttttcaactgtatataacaatttattgtatttgttatattagtgcattatattattttataacgcgttatcgaattattttaatacattagcAACAGTAGTCTGTCGCATCggaagcaaattttatttagatcAAGAACGCATTTCGGGTATCAATGCGCGCGAATTTCATTCAAGTTTCCATATGAGGATCCTTAAGAGCATCGCGTCCATTTTTCGGGCTCGACGAAACGGTAATGCCGAAGATTATATATAAAGGAGATTGCTGCCGCCGCCTTCTCCGGTCGTAAAATGCATAAAGGTTCGAGAGTATGTTATTATGATTTCCGAACTTCTCTTCTTAGCAACCGAAAGATTTCTCGACACTCGGGCACTTCCGTAATCAGCAACCGTTCCATTAAATGATATATTCTCATTTCAACGGGATTAATTGGCTTTTGGACGTGTGTACTATCAaacttcaataatattaaaataaattttacaataattataaggGGATCAAATTACAACATTACTAggttgaaaataataataatgcattttgaaaatgtaaaattatataaaacaaaaaataaatagtctATTTGAATACAGCAGtataataatcttaataatcATTATGAAGTAAACAGATCAAAAGAATCAAATTTGCGGAAAGCTATGTAtgttgtatgtacatatgtaacacaaaacgtattaaaataaatgtatcaatataatattttactctaaaacaaaacataatttttattatatatatataaaaataaaaaaatttatatatatatataaaatataatattttataataatcaacaacaaaacataaaattatccagatttctgtaaaaaattaaaaaagtgtatAATCAACTAaactcaaattatttattattacaaacgGATGCATGTGCGCGAGGCATACCCGCGATAGTTGCAGGTGGTTCTTTTGCAGTACCACCTGTGCAGTACGTTTCGTATATACTTTTCCGTTGCGGTCCCGCAGAAAGTGCCGTCGCCTTTGAACACTACGAGTGTCATCGGCAATTCGTATTTTATGGTTACAACATTTATTGTGTTGCCCGCTGTGAGTATAACGTGGTTCTCACCTTAATTACAGACgcagttaaatataaaatcattgcAATTACGATTGAACGATTATTTTCGGCAAGCTTTGCGTTACATTTCGTAACGCACGCATCGTTGCGTATGAAGGAACGCAATGAGACGTCGCGTCGTGCGGTCTGCTGTAAAGAACCGCAATATGAATGACGCGCGTTGGTAATCTGGCACACTTGGTGAAAAGTGGACTAATTTCCTTCATCGAGTGCCTTGCGATGACACAAACAGGAACCATCTGCCTTTGCTTACGTCACTACTAAATGCGCCGATTATTACAGAGGAAAGCGAGGTTTCCAATTATCCCAGATCAAGCCCGAGACACTTTTTTTCATCGGCATCGCTCCTCCGAAACGAAACTTGCGGTGAGTCTTGCTTGCGGGACCACCTGGATCAAAGATCCAGGAGGAGCGATCGTTTTTAAAGCCGTTACCGTTTATCAGACTGCTCTCGACAAAAATCGATAAAGCTGATAAAAGAGCGAACAACTTATTACGAATCGCTTAAGAATCTACTAAAACGCGATTATGTCGGCTGTAAAGGGATTGCTGAGTATTGATGTGAGTATTGATTTGTTGCGTGGGAATACGTGACGTGCAGAATGCTTTGCTGATACATTCGCGCCATATGTTAATTAATGACATATGGTAAATTGCTAAAGATTTCTACGAAGTATTGTATAAAACttcatattttagttttatcaaCTTATTACAAAAAACGCGACGTTAATTTATATtggcatttattaaaaaaatgatattcttgtttttggacttcaaaaaattgatcattattcttttgatatttttttaatgatttggactttgagagagagaaagagagagaaagagtagaTTAAAGATAAGGTTCGCAAGAATTTCTTATTAACACATAAACTGTTTTCAAACtcgtttttcttaaataatatttttaaaaattgttgccACGATAACTCATTTAGTTTTAATCCAATTGACAAAATTTGTAGGAGACATTCACATATTCTCTCTTGTCCAATTTACGCTCAAATAAAAACtcgaattttgcaatttttttcgttaagaaaaagtttcaaaaaaagaagcaaaaaagtcaaactttttcaaaaacaatttttataaaaataattgttttaacttgATAATAGTTGgacaagttattaatttttaaatcaataagagaTCTGTGCTAAAATTttacagtaataataaaacaatctatgaaatttttatatttttgataatactttgagatatgatacatatattccttaaaatacttaaaaaaatgcaaagaaaaagaataatcaattcttttcaaaaagtttttagattactatttcttttttaattaacatatcaTATGATATCACGTCTTTCTTCCGCATTACAAAATCATCTTTATTAGCGCAAAAGATAcgctaattataaaattatcaacatTTCGATGCTTatcaacattttacattttactagCTGCCGCTTTCTGTATTCATtcgtgtatttatatatataagtactCTCGGCGGACGTATACATACGATAAGAATTAATCGAGCTGATTCCATGTTTCTTGAAAATCTCTGAcgttaaaaatgcatttatccATTAATATGCGACTGCTTTAATAAAGCGTCgtgcatttcttttttgtttggTATTACCGCGCCGTGATCTCGTCGCACATacttatgtatacatatagCCCACAGCGACGACGTGCATGTGGGTTCATTTGCATAAGAACCGGAACACGTCGTCGATCGAATGGACCTGGATTACAAATGGGTTTCCGCATTTCGATTGACGTTGCAGTGTCTTGCGTTCATTCCGGAAAATTTGATACGATTTATCAAAGATCATGTAAACAAGTGTTATCGTCGTGTCGTTCCATCGCATATATccaagtaagaaaaattaaagtaacattTAGTAATGCTGatttcacatatatttttcGGACGTTTCAAAGTATTgtgtaaacattttaaaaagattatttaatacatgatttttttcgaaatgttgttgaaatgttttaaaaacattatctcCAATAATTATCTCTAAGGTCAGTATTtatagtcgtaaataattttcaatctttgattgaaaaagtaattaattacaaatttattcatttattttttcttccaatCGCAAATTGAAAGTTATTTACGATTATAAATCTTGGTCATAAGTAGTCATGGTCACAGTTTGTTCATATtgatatacatgtaatattatggatatcgttaaatatatttaaaaatattatatgttattaaatatctttgcaatgataaataaaaatataaaaaaaacagctCTAATACAAACAATTCCaaatagtataatttttaacaatagtaattgattcttttaaaaatatacaagaacGTTTCAACTTCATTCTTCATCAACTTAAACAAATTCAGTATTAAGTAATTATcgcatattaaataataatttaaaatgcattatataataattaaaatcgcaattgcatatataataaaataaag contains:
- the LOC105205218 gene encoding cytochrome P450 9e2-like, with the translated sequence MDLSLLSSPFTLLLITLIVIGVLKVVTVFYRIYTFWKKKGAPYFPNSWSSNITGWKLLLARISLTEYCKYIYNYIPNAKYVGMMDFATTTVLLRDPELIKDIMVKDFEHFPDHRSFINEDIEPLLGKNIFALRGDRWKEMRNTLSPSFTASKMKFMFDLISKCSKDFVDYFADHPEICHAIETKEAFRRYTNDVIATAAFGISVNSMKDQDNEFYIRGMETTKAFSGSLIMIKMTIMRLCPNFARRMGLTLFSPATTKFFKTVVAETIKAREEQSIVRPDMIHLLMKARDKNDASVRKMTLDDIVSQAFVFFSAGFDTTATLMCFAVHELAVNQDVQNRLREEVQKHLAEGNGEISYDSLSKMSYMDMVISETLRKYPPAIFTDRLCTQRYELPPSQPGCKSVILEPNSVLMLPIYGLHHDPQYFPNPDKFDPERFSEENKDNIVPYSYLPFGHGPRKCIGNRFALMETKILIAHLLQKFTVKTTEKTVEPIVFSKKEFTLQPVGGFWVALEKRENIL